A section of the Chloroflexota bacterium genome encodes:
- the prfB gene encoding peptide chain release factor 2 has translation MFDIAGREKEIARQETATADPAFWQDRERAQETLRSLAREKELVARWQGLEKEARDLEDLIALGDPSLEVQLRQELDLLDARLKGLEFQLVLRGEYDSRNALLSIHAGAGGTEAQDWAQVLLRMYLRWAERRGYKAEVLETTPGEEAGIKSALVAVVGEYAYGYLRSEHGVHRLVRLSPFDSDHARHTSFALVEVLPEAEKDVDIKVNPGEVRMEAFRSSGPGGQNVQKTSTAVRLIHQPTGITISIQSQSSQLQNREIALRILHARLLEREMGKRREEMERLKGKHVSAEFGNQIRSYVLHPYKLVKDHRTGLETSNAAAVLEGELDGFIEAYLRAQVAAP, from the coding sequence ATCTTTGACATCGCCGGAAGAGAAAAAGAGATAGCCCGGCAGGAAACGGCGACCGCCGACCCCGCCTTCTGGCAGGACCGCGAGCGGGCCCAGGAGACCCTGCGCTCCCTCGCCCGGGAAAAGGAGCTGGTTGCCCGGTGGCAGGGGCTGGAAAAGGAGGCCCGGGACCTGGAGGATCTCATCGCCTTAGGGGACCCCTCCCTGGAGGTTCAGCTCCGCCAGGAGCTGGACCTCCTCGATGCCAGGCTGAAAGGGCTGGAATTCCAGCTCGTCCTCCGTGGCGAGTATGATTCTCGCAATGCCCTCCTCTCCATCCACGCCGGGGCCGGGGGGACCGAAGCCCAGGACTGGGCCCAGGTGCTCCTCCGCATGTATTTGCGCTGGGCAGAGCGCCGAGGCTATAAGGCCGAGGTGCTGGAAACCACCCCGGGGGAAGAGGCGGGCATAAAGAGCGCCCTAGTGGCTGTAGTGGGAGAGTATGCCTATGGCTACCTCCGGAGCGAGCACGGCGTCCACCGGCTGGTGCGCCTCTCCCCCTTTGACTCCGACCACGCCCGCCACACCTCCTTTGCCCTGGTCGAGGTCCTGCCCGAGGCGGAGAAGGATGTGGATATCAAGGTGAACCCGGGGGAGGTCAGGATGGAGGCCTTTCGCTCAAGCGGTCCTGGGGGCCAGAACGTGCAGAAGACCAGCACCGCCGTGCGCCTTATTCATCAGCCCACCGGCATCACCATCAGCATTCAGAGCCAGAGCTCCCAGCTACAGAACCGGGAAATCGCGTTGCGTATCTTGCACGCCCGCCTCCTGGAGAGGGAAATGGGGAAGCGGCGCGAGGAGATGGAGAGGCTTAAGGGCAAGCACGTCTCGGCAGAGTTCGGCAACCAGATAAGGAGCTATGTCCTTCACCCGTACAAGCTCGTGAAGGACCACCGCACCGGCCTTGAGACCTCCAACGCGGCGGCGGTGCTCGAGGGGGAGCTGGACGGATTCATTGAGGCCTATCTCCGTGCCCAGGTGGCTGCTCCTTAG
- a CDS encoding peptide ABC transporter substrate-binding protein, translating to MLLALAFLSLSPALACRRAVPTAAQAPGQVLTLYDAGPVTLDPAQSQEMRSHIYVLQVFSGLVALDADLRVVPDIAESWEVSQDGLTYTFKLRRGVNFHSGREVRAEDFSYSWERALSPATASQTARTYLDDIVGSDEVAQGKETGLRGVEEVDGYTLRVTIDAPKSYFLAKLTYPVAFVVDRENVQRGKEWWRQPNGTGPFKLKEWQPDQLLVLERNPTFYLGPPSLEQVVFRLWGGVPMSLYETGEIDVAGVSIADIDRARDEANPLYQELRAEPQLSLYYIGFNAQEPPFDDPLVRQAFSLAVDKERIIKNLFKGTVQPAGGFLPPGLPGFNPQLEPFPFDPQRARDLLQASRYKGQLPPVTLTTAGEGNPTPKYLQAILTDWKQYLGITVRVRQLSPEVYFYRLTEEKDQLYSTGWIADYPDPHNFLDVLFHTASEPNSGEYSNPEIDRLLERAGVEPDPAQRLRLYQEIEQKLVEDAAALPLWFSSEYYLVKPWVKGYRLTPLGVPTLKEVYILPRQ from the coding sequence TTGCTCCTGGCCCTGGCCTTTCTTTCTCTGTCCCCGGCCCTGGCCTGCCGCCGCGCCGTCCCGACGGCGGCCCAGGCCCCCGGCCAGGTCCTCACCCTCTACGATGCAGGCCCCGTCACCCTGGACCCCGCTCAGAGCCAGGAGATGCGCTCCCATATCTATGTGCTCCAGGTCTTCAGCGGCCTGGTGGCCCTGGACGCCGACCTCCGGGTCGTCCCCGACATCGCCGAGAGCTGGGAGGTGAGCCAGGACGGCCTCACCTACACCTTCAAGCTGCGACGGGGGGTGAATTTCCATAGTGGGCGGGAGGTAAGAGCCGAGGACTTCAGTTATTCCTGGGAGCGGGCCCTGAGTCCGGCCACAGCATCCCAGACCGCCCGGACCTACCTGGATGATATCGTGGGCTCTGATGAGGTCGCCCAGGGAAAGGAAACGGGACTGAGGGGGGTGGAGGAGGTGGACGGCTACACCCTGCGGGTGACTATTGATGCCCCCAAGAGCTATTTCCTGGCCAAGCTCACCTACCCCGTGGCCTTCGTGGTGGACAGGGAGAATGTCCAGAGGGGCAAAGAATGGTGGCGCCAGCCCAATGGCACCGGCCCCTTCAAGCTCAAAGAGTGGCAGCCCGACCAGCTCCTGGTCCTGGAAAGGAACCCGACCTTCTACCTGGGGCCGCCCTCACTGGAGCAGGTGGTCTTCCGGCTGTGGGGAGGGGTGCCCATGAGCCTCTACGAGACGGGCGAAATAGATGTGGCCGGCGTGTCTATAGCCGATATAGATAGGGCAAGGGACGAGGCCAATCCCCTCTACCAGGAGCTCCGCGCAGAGCCCCAGCTCAGCCTTTACTACATCGGCTTCAATGCCCAGGAACCCCCCTTTGACGACCCCCTGGTAAGGCAGGCCTTCTCCCTGGCCGTGGACAAGGAGAGGATTATCAAGAACCTGTTCAAGGGCACCGTGCAGCCCGCCGGCGGCTTTTTGCCCCCGGGCCTGCCGGGCTTTAACCCCCAGCTTGAGCCCTTCCCCTTTGACCCCCAGCGGGCCCGGGACCTCCTCCAAGCCTCCAGGTATAAAGGCCAGCTCCCCCCCGTCACCCTCACCACGGCCGGGGAGGGCAACCCCACCCCCAAATATCTCCAGGCCATCCTGACAGACTGGAAGCAGTACCTCGGGATTACAGTAAGGGTCCGCCAGCTATCCCCCGAGGTCTATTTCTACCGGCTCACGGAGGAGAAAGACCAGCTCTATTCCACAGGCTGGATAGCGGACTACCCCGACCCCCACAACTTCCTGGATGTCCTCTTCCACACCGCGAGCGAGCCGAACTCCGGCGAGTATTCAAACCCCGAGATAGACCGACTCCTGGAGAGGGCCGGGGTGGAGCCGGACCCGGCCCAACGGCTGAGGCTATATCAGGAGATAGAGCAGAAACTGGTGGAGGATGCTGCCGCCCTCCCCCTCTGGTTCTCCTCGGAATACTACCTGGTCAAGCCCTGGGTGAAGGGCTACCGCCTCACCCCCCTGGGCGTCCCCACCCTGAAAGAGGTCTATATCCTCCCCAGGCAATAG
- a CDS encoding redox-sensing transcriptional repressor Rex — MAEQVPRVVVSRLPLYYRVLSLFEEEKKAVVSSQALGARLQLTPAQIRKDLSYFGRFGKQGKGYNVKRLLQELKKILGLDREWGMAVVGVGKLGRALLGYGAFPAQGFRIVAAFDNDPAKVGRKLGNVTVQEISELPSTLAGKRIHIGIVSVPPSEAQAVVNQLISYGVRAILNYAPSHTQVPDGIQLRDVDPVMALQGMTFYLKNAQR; from the coding sequence ATGGCCGAACAGGTCCCAAGGGTAGTTGTATCCCGTTTACCGCTCTACTACCGCGTCCTGAGCCTTTTTGAGGAGGAGAAGAAGGCGGTAGTGAGCTCTCAGGCGCTAGGGGCCAGGCTTCAGCTTACGCCCGCCCAGATCAGAAAGGACCTGAGCTATTTTGGCCGCTTTGGCAAGCAGGGGAAGGGATATAACGTCAAGCGTCTCCTCCAGGAGTTGAAGAAGATACTGGGGCTGGACCGGGAGTGGGGGATGGCGGTGGTGGGGGTGGGAAAGTTGGGGCGGGCTCTCCTGGGCTACGGGGCCTTCCCCGCCCAGGGCTTCAGGATAGTGGCCGCCTTTGACAACGACCCCGCCAAGGTGGGGCGGAAGCTGGGCAATGTTACCGTTCAGGAGATTTCCGAGCTACCTTCCACTCTGGCCGGCAAGCGGATTCATATCGGGATTGTGTCAGTGCCCCCGTCGGAGGCCCAGGCGGTTGTCAACCAGCTGATAAGCTATGGTGTGAGGGCCATCCTCAACTATGCCCCGTCCCATACCCAGGTCCCTGACGGCATTCAGCTGCGGGATGTGGACCCGGTCATGGCCCTCCAGGGCATGACCTTCTACCTGAAGAATGCCCAGCGCTAG
- a CDS encoding AAA family ATPase: MFRRFRVRNFLCLKDVTVDLEPLTTFVGPNSSGKSALFKALSTFCRLLWYPVRGGPGGDFYVEPGAGLDAVVWNGDTGSPITFEVWFADSDSEEPDYTLELRRSLEGWSIAREKFLFNGKWLDTKEGFKFPTSKEERFWAGPFRAPLAYLTASPHLSQDSVVVQYVKPIQDLRERLGRARRYRPSASDIASSIKLAAGTEPPEVNESGRGTAFALQDILTGDRDTFSMIEKELSKLHDHVLGMNFRPGWQGLGLFYRTTRTTGVDIPATLESDGVLLSTFLLWRVYSAPAYLKLCLEEPENGVHLFALKQRYQLLKRFATEQTGRPRPQILVSTHSRDFLNALQHESRTEMVKQVRLVEFSPTTGTSIRTLAHYREIHQLLDEFRGQIGDLWWSEKLSHKPDRQ; this comes from the coding sequence ATGTTCAGAAGATTTCGCGTTCGGAACTTCTTGTGCCTGAAAGATGTTACAGTGGACCTAGAACCTCTGACTACCTTCGTGGGCCCCAACAGCTCTGGTAAGTCTGCCCTTTTTAAAGCGCTTTCCACCTTCTGTAGGCTGCTTTGGTATCCTGTTCGTGGTGGACCGGGAGGAGATTTCTACGTCGAGCCTGGAGCTGGACTAGACGCTGTCGTTTGGAATGGAGACACTGGGTCACCTATCACATTTGAAGTCTGGTTTGCAGACAGTGACAGCGAAGAGCCCGACTACACTCTGGAGTTGCGCAGAAGTCTTGAGGGCTGGAGTATCGCAAGAGAAAAGTTCTTGTTCAACGGCAAATGGCTTGACACAAAAGAGGGTTTCAAGTTTCCTACTTCAAAGGAGGAAAGGTTTTGGGCAGGGCCTTTTCGGGCCCCTCTAGCATACTTGACGGCTTCTCCGCACCTTAGCCAGGACAGCGTGGTTGTCCAGTATGTCAAGCCTATTCAGGACCTGAGGGAGCGCCTGGGACGGGCCCGAAGATATAGGCCTAGCGCTAGCGATATTGCCTCCTCCATCAAGCTCGCGGCTGGCACAGAGCCTCCCGAGGTAAACGAATCAGGACGCGGTACAGCGTTTGCACTCCAAGACATTTTGACGGGCGACCGGGATACGTTCTCTATGATAGAGAAGGAACTCAGTAAATTACATGATCACGTCCTTGGCATGAATTTCAGGCCTGGGTGGCAGGGTCTAGGCTTATTCTATAGAACAACCCGCACAACAGGGGTGGATATACCAGCCACGCTAGAATCTGATGGGGTACTTCTTTCCACCTTCTTGCTCTGGCGAGTGTACTCTGCACCCGCTTATTTAAAGCTTTGCCTCGAAGAACCCGAGAACGGTGTACACTTGTTTGCCTTGAAGCAACGCTATCAGCTTTTGAAGCGATTTGCAACGGAACAGACAGGTCGTCCTAGGCCACAAATCTTGGTGTCGACCCATTCCCGTGACTTCCTTAACGCGCTCCAGCACGAATCCCGAACTGAGATGGTCAAGCAAGTCCGCCTTGTGGAGTTTAGCCCCACCACGGGCACATCTATCCGTACCCTAGCGCACTATCGGGAAATCCACCAGCTTCTGGACGAATTTAGGGGTCAAATTGGCGACCTCTGGTGGTCAGAGAAACTGTCGCATAAACCAGATAGGCAGTGA
- the rpsP gene encoding 30S ribosomal protein S16, translating to MVKIRLSRTGAKNRPFYRIVVADSRAPRSGFIGVVGHYGPLMDPATIKIDREAVLVWLKKGAQPTDAVARLLAKAGIGQESGEGK from the coding sequence ATGGTAAAAATAAGGCTAAGCAGGACGGGGGCCAAGAACAGGCCCTTTTACCGGATTGTGGTGGCCGATTCCCGAGCCCCCAGGAGCGGTTTTATAGGGGTTGTGGGACATTACGGCCCTCTCATGGACCCTGCCACCATAAAGATTGACCGGGAGGCCGTCCTCGTCTGGCTGAAGAAGGGGGCCCAGCCTACCGACGCTGTGGCCAGGCTGTTGGCCAAGGCGGGGATAGGTCAAGAGTCCGGGGAGGGAAAGTAG
- a CDS encoding KH domain-containing protein yields MKELVEYVARAIVNEPDQVSVTNETGPDGIVLQLQVAPDDKGRVIGKQGRVAQSLRTILRVMATRAGTKAKLDIL; encoded by the coding sequence ATGAAGGAGCTGGTGGAGTATGTGGCCAGGGCCATCGTGAATGAGCCCGACCAGGTGAGCGTCACCAATGAGACTGGCCCCGACGGCATCGTCCTCCAACTCCAGGTGGCCCCCGATGATAAGGGGAGGGTCATAGGCAAGCAGGGGCGTGTGGCCCAGTCCCTGCGAACCATCCTCCGGGTGATGGCCACCCGGGCGGGCACCAAAGCTAAGCTGGACATCCTCTAG
- the nfi gene encoding deoxyribonuclease V (cleaves DNA at apurinic or apyrimidinic sites) yields the protein MKIEPLHPWPQGRQEGMRLQLDLAPRVNREGRPHGVRLVAGVDISAPDKERKARAAAVVLSYPELEMVELKVAREMLPFPYIPGLLAFRELPLILAALERLEEEPDLLLADGQGLAHPRRFGIACHLGLWLEKPVIGCAKSLLLGNHGPLGEARGNWAELREGGEVVGAAVRTRQGVTPVYVSTGHLICLEAATEWVLHLTRHHRLPEPLRLAHMAASGELKEKEKEQDRLPYLARRVHG from the coding sequence ATGAAGATAGAGCCCCTTCACCCCTGGCCCCAGGGCCGCCAGGAAGGGATGAGGCTTCAACTTGACCTGGCCCCCAGGGTCAACCGGGAAGGAAGACCTCACGGGGTCCGGCTGGTGGCCGGCGTGGATATCTCCGCCCCAGACAAGGAGAGAAAGGCCCGGGCTGCGGCTGTGGTGCTGAGCTATCCCGAGCTGGAGATGGTGGAGTTGAAGGTGGCAAGGGAAATGCTCCCTTTCCCCTACATCCCGGGCCTCCTGGCCTTCAGGGAGCTGCCCCTCATCCTGGCTGCCCTGGAAAGGCTGGAGGAGGAGCCCGACCTCTTGCTGGCCGATGGTCAGGGGCTGGCCCACCCCCGGCGCTTTGGCATCGCCTGCCACCTGGGGCTATGGCTCGAGAAGCCCGTTATTGGCTGTGCCAAGTCCCTCCTCCTGGGGAACCACGGCCCCCTGGGAGAGGCCCGGGGGAACTGGGCGGAGCTACGGGAAGGGGGAGAGGTGGTGGGGGCTGCGGTGAGAACCCGGCAGGGGGTCACCCCCGTCTATGTCTCTACGGGCCACCTCATCTGCCTGGAGGCTGCGACAGAATGGGTCCTCCACCTCACCCGTCACCACCGCCTCCCTGAGCCCCTGAGACTGGCCCACATGGCCGCCTCGGGCGAGCTAAAGGAGAAAGAGAAGGAGCAGGACAGGCTCCCATACTTAGCTAGGAGGGTTCATGGCTGA
- a CDS encoding DDE-type integrase/transposase/recombinase: MGVYGAILPGAARLARLLAEPSEEASRRFKVVQWYQEHRGGVRLTARHFGFSPDTVSRWTRAYGSGGISALEPKSRRPRRVRRSQVPLATVQRIQALREQYPRWGREKLRVLLEREGMMLSAKSIDRVMARLRARGVLREPLRPRKPARWHRERLRRPSDLVVDRPGRLVQVDSKQVPLGQGRVVYQFGAVDCFTRKRVVALSPRLASREGSAFLQRLVAQFPFRVEAIQSDGGSEFLKEFGPTVEELELTHYFNRPNYPQGNGQVERSFRTDEEEFYQVEELPTDLGGLEAALLAWNRIYETVRPHQALGYLTPEQFYQNWLKSHPGKEEALSDMS; this comes from the coding sequence ATGGGTGTTTATGGGGCCATTCTGCCGGGAGCGGCGCGCCTGGCACGGCTCCTGGCAGAGCCCTCTGAGGAAGCCAGTCGCCGATTCAAGGTAGTCCAGTGGTATCAGGAGCATCGGGGCGGGGTCAGGTTGACGGCGCGGCATTTTGGGTTCAGCCCGGATACCGTCAGCCGATGGACGCGGGCCTATGGCAGCGGGGGAATCAGCGCCCTGGAGCCTAAAAGCCGGCGTCCCCGGAGGGTGCGGCGATCTCAAGTGCCTCTGGCCACGGTGCAGCGCATCCAGGCTCTCCGGGAGCAGTATCCTCGCTGGGGGCGGGAGAAGCTCCGGGTACTGCTGGAGCGTGAGGGGATGATGCTGTCGGCCAAGAGCATTGACCGGGTCATGGCACGGCTGAGAGCCAGGGGTGTGCTGCGGGAGCCTCTCCGTCCCCGCAAGCCGGCCCGATGGCACCGGGAGCGCTTGCGGCGGCCCTCAGACCTGGTGGTGGACCGGCCCGGGCGTCTGGTGCAAGTGGACAGCAAGCAGGTCCCTTTAGGGCAGGGACGGGTGGTCTACCAGTTTGGTGCGGTGGACTGCTTCACTCGCAAGCGCGTGGTGGCTCTTTCTCCTCGGCTTGCCAGCCGGGAGGGATCGGCCTTCCTCCAGCGCCTGGTAGCCCAGTTTCCTTTCCGAGTGGAGGCCATTCAGTCCGACGGGGGCAGCGAGTTCTTGAAGGAGTTCGGCCCCACAGTGGAGGAGCTGGAACTCACCCACTACTTCAACCGGCCGAACTACCCCCAGGGCAACGGCCAGGTAGAGCGCAGCTTCCGGACCGACGAAGAGGAGTTCTACCAGGTGGAGGAACTGCCCACAGACCTGGGCGGCCTGGAAGCCGCCCTACTGGCCTGGAATCGCATCTATGAGACCGTGCGCCCTCACCAGGCCCTGGGTTATCTCACTCCCGAACAGTTCTACCAGAACTGGCTCAAATCTCACCCTGGAAAGGAGGAGGCCTTGTCCGATATGTCCTGA
- a CDS encoding peptidase MA domain-containing protein, producing the protein MPRWLLLSLLLLLLAGNGPALAQGAALEPTVEADFPVSITFHLRARAPAEITRVVLSIWVDRISPFEEVLERHPSFTPGKEVEASWTWDMRKVGGLPPGTGLSYSWTVQDASGMKQQTERASFPFEDQRFRWRLLEADKVKLFWYQGDEAFARQLLQAAQEALGKLRKDTGAELGREVAIYIYNGTQALQDARIFPQVWEGGVAFPEYGIVAIGIAPGNLAWGKRAIAHELAHQVSYQVTYSPYSDLPIWLDEGLSMYAEGEPLPEQALSLASAAEEGRLFSVRSLASAFPADPSLARLAYAQSNSLVEFLLKSRSRDSMMAFLQAFRDGLAYEEALKGVYGLDVEGLDRAWREHLRAATTAPAPATAPAPAPTLQPRPVPGLVSCQAGPRPDIDLGSLLGLLLGPALVFRRQRNI; encoded by the coding sequence GTGCCCAGGTGGCTGCTCCTTAGCCTCCTGCTCCTCCTATTGGCGGGCAATGGCCCCGCCCTGGCCCAGGGGGCAGCCCTGGAGCCCACGGTGGAGGCCGACTTCCCCGTCTCCATCACCTTCCATCTCCGGGCTCGGGCACCGGCGGAGATAACCAGGGTGGTCCTCTCCATCTGGGTTGACCGGATAAGCCCCTTTGAAGAGGTGCTGGAGCGCCACCCCAGCTTCACCCCGGGCAAAGAGGTTGAGGCCTCCTGGACCTGGGACATGAGAAAGGTGGGAGGCCTTCCCCCAGGGACGGGCCTGAGCTATTCCTGGACCGTCCAGGATGCCTCGGGGATGAAACAGCAGACAGAAAGGGCCTCATTCCCCTTTGAGGACCAGCGCTTCAGATGGAGACTGCTGGAGGCGGACAAGGTGAAGCTTTTCTGGTATCAGGGGGACGAGGCCTTTGCCCGCCAGCTCCTCCAGGCTGCCCAGGAGGCCCTGGGGAAGCTCCGCAAGGATACCGGGGCAGAGCTGGGGAGGGAGGTAGCAATCTATATCTATAATGGGACCCAGGCCCTGCAGGATGCCCGCATCTTCCCCCAGGTGTGGGAAGGTGGGGTCGCCTTCCCCGAGTACGGCATCGTGGCCATCGGCATCGCGCCGGGCAATCTGGCCTGGGGGAAGAGGGCCATCGCCCACGAGCTGGCCCACCAGGTGAGCTATCAGGTGACCTACAGCCCCTACAGCGACCTCCCCATCTGGCTTGACGAGGGCCTCTCCATGTATGCGGAAGGGGAGCCCCTGCCAGAACAGGCCCTCTCCCTCGCCAGCGCCGCGGAGGAGGGCCGCCTCTTCTCAGTGAGGAGCCTGGCCAGCGCCTTCCCAGCCGACCCTTCCCTGGCCCGTCTGGCCTATGCTCAAAGCAACAGCCTGGTGGAGTTCCTGCTCAAGAGCCGCAGCCGGGACAGCATGATGGCCTTCCTCCAGGCCTTCAGGGACGGCCTGGCCTACGAGGAAGCCCTGAAAGGGGTCTACGGCCTGGACGTGGAAGGCCTGGACAGGGCCTGGAGGGAACACCTGAGGGCAGCCACCACAGCGCCGGCCCCTGCCACAGCCCCTGCTCCTGCACCAACGCTCCAGCCCCGCCCCGTCCCCGGCCTGGTCTCCTGCCAGGCCGGCCCCAGGCCAGATATAGACCTGGGCAGCCTGCTGGGGCTCCTTCTGGGCCCGGCCCTCGTCTTCAGGAGGCAGAGAAATATTTAG